The Pontibacter korlensis sequence ACCGCCTGCGCTTTAACCTAACGCTCTTCAAGATCAACAACAAAGACATGAACCTGCAGGCCTTTACCGTGGATGAAAACGGTGCGGTGCTGCCAACCGGCTACTACATTAAAGGCGGTAACGATGAGCGCAAAGGTGTAGAAGTAGAGCTTACTGGCCGTGTGCTGGAGAACCTGGAGATCGTTACTGGTTATTCTTACATAGATGCACAGTATAAAGACCACACCACTTTTGTACCGGGTTCTGCACCAAACAACACACCAAAGCATACTTTCAACGCCTATGCAAACTATACCCTGAGAAGCGGTCTGCTGCAAGGCCTAAACATTGGTGCCGGTGCTTATTACCTGGGCGAGCGCCCTTACAACGACTGGACAATAGATGGTGTGCAGTATCACAACATTGAGCCGAACACTGCGCCTTGGTACAACAAAGCTTATACCATAGTAAATGCACAGGTTGGTTATGAGTTTAAGAAACACTGGGGCATAAGAGCCTTGTTCAACAACATCTTCGATGAGGTAGGCTACGATGCATACCGCAGCAGCTTCATCGACAGGATACAGCCAAGGAACTTTTCCGGTGTAGTAACTTATAAATTTTAATTAGATTTATTCCAAATAATTAAAAAGCTGCCGATATTTACATCGGCAGCTTTGCTTTGCACACCATTCAAAGTCTTTTCCAAACTCCCTGACAGATGAAAAAATACACCTGGCGAAAGCTCTTCAACGATGTACACCTTTGGCTAGGCATTGCCAGTGGCCTCGTACTGTTTGTGGTTTGCCTTACGGGCACCATCTATACCTTCAGGGATGAGGTAGAGCAACTAATGGCCCCGGAGAAATACCATGTTGAGGTACCGGCTAACGCGCAGCCTATTGCTCCCGGCAAATTGATAGCGCAGTTAGAGCAGGAACTGAAGGGAAAGGTAGTGAACCTGAACATACCAGAGGATAAAGCCAGTACCTACACTGTAGGAGTAGCGCCAGCTCCTTCTACAGAAAAGGGACCTAAAGGCAAAGGTGGCGAGCAAGGTAAGGGAGGCCATGGCGGCGGAAGACCAGCCACCTATTATGTAAATCCTTACACCGGGCAGGTAGTTGGCACGCCAGAGAGCGCCACCTCAGAATTTTTTGGCACTGTAATGCGCCTGCACCGCTGGCTGCTGATAGAAGGCGATGTGGGTAAGATCATTGTGGGTACTTCTACTATCATCTTCACCTTTCTGGTACTGACAGGGCTGGTACTGTGGTTCCCTGTAAAACGCAAGAACTGGAAGCAGGGTCTCAAGATCAAAACAAATGCTAAGTGGAAACGCGTAAACCATGACCTGCACAATACCCTGGGCTTTTACTCTTCTATCCTGCTGCTGATCATGGCCCTGACCGGCCTTTGCTGGTCGTTTGAGTGGTACCGCGATGGCTTAAGCAGCGCGATGGGCTCAGAAGTATTCAAAGGCCGCCGCGAAAAGCCAATGACCATTGCTAGCGCTGCCTCTACAGCTACTCCAGAAGATTACATACAGCAGACCAACCTGCTGCTACCTTACTCTGGCGACCTGCGTTTGTCACTTCCAACTGACGATACCACAGCTGTAGTTGTACAGAAGAGCAAGACGGGCTTATTTGCCCTCGCTGCTTCTGACAAGGTACAGCTAAACAAGCATAATGCTGAGCCTCTGCAGGTAGAGAAGTTCTCTGATAAGCCTCTGAACGAGCAGATTGTGTCACTGATCAAGCCGCTGCACCTAGGCAACGTCTACGGTACTTTTTCTAAGATTTTATACTTTATTGCCTGCCTTATAGCCACAAGCTTGCCTGTAACAGGCACTTTGATCTGGATAAACAAGCTCCGCAAAAAGAAGAAGCCAAGCAAAGCCACACGTTACGGTGCAACTCCGGTTGCTAGCTAAGCAGGCACAGAAAGCAAAAACAGCCACGGTTATATTTTAGCCGTGGCTGTTTTTGTTTATAACAGTGCAAATCGAGTTACGCCTCGCTTTTATAATCCGCTGCAAATATTAATTTTATAGGAATAAACACGTATAAACCTGG is a genomic window containing:
- a CDS encoding PepSY-associated TM helix domain-containing protein; its protein translation is MKKYTWRKLFNDVHLWLGIASGLVLFVVCLTGTIYTFRDEVEQLMAPEKYHVEVPANAQPIAPGKLIAQLEQELKGKVVNLNIPEDKASTYTVGVAPAPSTEKGPKGKGGEQGKGGHGGGRPATYYVNPYTGQVVGTPESATSEFFGTVMRLHRWLLIEGDVGKIIVGTSTIIFTFLVLTGLVLWFPVKRKNWKQGLKIKTNAKWKRVNHDLHNTLGFYSSILLLIMALTGLCWSFEWYRDGLSSAMGSEVFKGRREKPMTIASAASTATPEDYIQQTNLLLPYSGDLRLSLPTDDTTAVVVQKSKTGLFALAASDKVQLNKHNAEPLQVEKFSDKPLNEQIVSLIKPLHLGNVYGTFSKILYFIACLIATSLPVTGTLIWINKLRKKKKPSKATRYGATPVAS